A window of Pedococcus aerophilus contains these coding sequences:
- a CDS encoding LytR C-terminal domain-containing protein, whose translation MKDEDRTPTQVWRTHRLRQIMLFVTIPGVLLGTASMTAAYSSGWMTPAPPKAACQPTVVPAPARGSFTVNVMNATGVDGTAAKVATGLAKRTFKVGGISNAPESWYVTQSAVVHHGPAGLDQALLVASQIPGAKLFADVRKGTSVDVVVGIGYQDLVAMPERLKPIPSEVSVNVYNTTYKTGLAKVVADDVKARGFKIKDVSNDPLQTMQLGTAVIRYGEDGDLAAALLKQHVPGAELLKIDRKGTRLDLVIGNAYTELVPEADVPPLPERPKDVVPTVSRPCKDS comes from the coding sequence ATGAAGGACGAGGACCGCACGCCGACGCAGGTGTGGCGCACGCACCGCCTGCGCCAGATCATGCTGTTCGTGACCATCCCCGGGGTGCTCCTCGGCACGGCGAGCATGACCGCGGCCTACTCGAGCGGCTGGATGACCCCGGCCCCGCCCAAGGCGGCGTGCCAGCCCACCGTCGTCCCCGCCCCGGCCCGCGGTTCGTTCACCGTCAACGTCATGAACGCCACCGGCGTCGACGGCACGGCGGCCAAGGTGGCGACCGGTCTGGCCAAGCGCACGTTCAAGGTCGGCGGCATCAGCAACGCCCCCGAGTCCTGGTACGTCACGCAGTCCGCCGTGGTCCACCACGGTCCGGCCGGCCTGGACCAGGCGCTGCTCGTCGCCTCGCAGATCCCCGGCGCCAAGCTCTTCGCCGACGTCCGCAAGGGCACCTCGGTCGACGTCGTCGTCGGCATCGGCTACCAGGACCTGGTGGCGATGCCCGAGCGGCTCAAGCCGATCCCCTCCGAGGTCTCGGTCAACGTCTACAACACGACCTACAAGACCGGGCTCGCCAAGGTCGTCGCCGACGACGTCAAGGCCCGCGGCTTCAAGATCAAGGACGTGTCCAACGACCCGCTGCAGACCATGCAGCTCGGGACCGCGGTCATCCGGTACGGCGAGGACGGCGACCTCGCCGCGGCACTGCTCAAGCAGCACGTGCCCGGCGCCGAGCTGCTCAAGATCGACCGCAAGGGCACCCGCCTCGACCTCGTCATCGGCAACGCCTACACCGAGCTCGTGCCCGAGGCCGACGTCCCG